In Drosophila yakuba strain Tai18E2 chromosome X, Prin_Dyak_Tai18E2_2.1, whole genome shotgun sequence, a single genomic region encodes these proteins:
- the LOC6525742 gene encoding dynein axonemal intermediate chain 7 homolog: RRCNFSQQQPPKKKLSKKEKARLEAEQAELMRIEMEKEKLKKLEEARQRKKLEMEQAKHRQQQEVAENRQRRAQLKDSMLFFDAVRTAIEAIKDGERHERDWEKFMRCNGLPNAASPSDLRKYIHQWHTDIAKRHLESRNWLLRTDERTLLTQDAQVPDLTRISLRQQQGRLGDVYAQRIKEVLGILNELDEMLPFKQKSALIAADLVKLKTDMRVFLKQHLDEFTYKTMSHIERDMEIDRPGVSKHIYSSDVFQSFVWTFSKDAQIALNPKARIGEQSAHNEIDFPTIEMQISLPPTVYLQSSALRGLWLNYDHFSDYCGSYCLKHARSANANILRQTKREWRKRKEILQAMLDECGREIPLSELEQLTQDQHSASSQPPRERTYDVDKLYAEYEDELSKAHRRAIGPEAYGMLETDVNLRKYRIIGGVYCIDFLETPQQDKQLNARSFIRTITSANSLVHKEYYQTYKPPPPVLPGVRRLPEEIEAEMRMIEAALDKLALVTLQLPDSVIWFEPPVACRWETNVETLEMELADGMKPEDRKPHADGEADGTGAVSGTAAATTATPTEATPLSTHAQPSPLKSSPRCPARMRSQKSDMGGHGESRQQVLREINDFDLRAIPSDVDLYGLVKDFVVPRLPQGFCVRLEQSTPILSTGLRQRKVMFLARQAHIRLGQGKEVTDDQLEIPKELQKLQLNCKPGLGAEFLDTEEPAEMFPPLCFDKLLKFRQMAPRSRAPVHLQGYLFSQLIEDMDRLWRLQLPRDQQEELIQQISEQLSPTGSRTSDPGEKEPRELENDGDLAENMQPLSQELVDVLQPAAAAAAFAYYTGISFVRDSQLPPEPDPEASAKRSNSMDSSEDDDDDVDSLVELLEGASTAANTLHDLLGPVTNSDNSDSESKQKMSNVAAITQGKWSTRDVHDTKFNEDKLSIQFRTGRLGIFGFALNKYSNMPYQTWDLRPDMKNPGTIIFSFTASLISLDMTITKSGYTVNNFQGGSTQGITDMIGKTLSLAELKATLILSAVDIFPDEDAFCYTEGSCEKNYVMEMHCYACLSTLAQSHNFSWSRWNLLAGSRTAVLLVRELIEGKKVPYYSTLLVTPLKTSIIDCTEVSASFNAVGIPGMEYYADLYQLSQAHAQPGSLEKQKTMNPVLRDNVAKILMAIRPLSLC, encoded by the exons CGACGGTGCAACTTTTCCCAACAACAGCCGCCCAAGAAGAAGCTCTCGAAGAAGGAAAAGGCCCGCCTGGAGGCCGAGCAGGCCGAGCTTATGCGTATTGAAATGGAGAAGGAGAA ACTCAAGAAGCTGGAGGAGGCGCGTCAGCGGAAGAAGCTGGAGATGGAGCAGGCGAAGCACCGCCAGCAACAGGAGGTGGCCGAGAACCGCCAGAGGAGGGCCCAGCTCAAGGACAGCATGCTCTTCTTCGACGCGGTGCGCACGGCCATCGAGGCCATCAAGGATGGGGAGCGACACGAGCGGGATTGGGAGAAGTTTATGCGCTGCAATGGCCTGCCAAATGCGGCCAGTCCGAGTGACTTGAGGAAGTACATCCATCAGTGGCACACGGACATAGCCAAGCGGCATCTGGAGTCCAGGAACTGGCTACTGCGCACCGATGAGCGCACACTGCTCACCCAGGATGCCCAGGTGCCGGATCTCACGAGGATCTCACTGCGCCAACAGCAGGGCAGATTGGGCGATGTCTACGCCCAAAGGATTAAGGAGGTTTTGGGG ATCCTCAACGAGTTGGACGAAATGCTGCCGTTCAAACAGAAATCTGCTCTTATTGCCGCCGATCTGGTGAAGCTGAAGACCGATATGAGGGTGTTCCTCAAGCAGCACTTGGACGAGTTCACCTACAAGACCATGTCGCACATCGAGAGGGATATGGA AATCGATAGACCTGGTGTGTCAAAGCACATTTACAGCTCGGATGTGTTTCAGAGTTTCGTGTGGACCTTTTCGAAGGATGCTCAAAT aGCTCTTAACCCAAAGGCGCGAATTGGGGAACAGTCGGCTCACAACGAGATCGACTTTCCCACGATCGAAATGCAAATCTCACTACCTCCCACGGTTTATTTGCAGAGCTCAGCTTTGCGGGGACTCTGGTTGAACTACGATCACTTCAGTGACTACTGCGGCAGTTACTGCTTAAAGCATGCCCGCTCAGCAAATGCCA ATATCCTGCGGCAAACGAAGCGCGAGTGGCGCAAGCGCAAGGAGATCCTGCAGGCGATGCTGGACGAGTGTGGCCGGGAGATTCCACTCTCGGAGCTGGAGCAGCTCACCCAGGATCAGCACTCAGCCAGCTCGCAGCCGCCAAGGGAACGCACCTACGACGTGGACAAGCTGTATGCGGAGTACGAGGATGAGCTGAGCAAGGCACATCGCAGGGCCATTGGACCGGAGGCCTATGGAATGCTGGAGACGGACGTGAATCTGCGCAAGTATCGCATCATTGGCGGTGTCTACTGCATCGACTTTCTCGAAACTCCGCAGCAGGATAAGCAGCTAAATGCCAGATCCTTTATTCGCACCA TCACCTCGGCCAACAGTTTGGTGCACAAGGAGTACTACCAGACGTACAAGCCTCCACCTCCCGTTTTGCCGGGAGTGCGACGATTGCCGGAGGAGATTGAAGCTGAGATGCGAATGATTGAAGCCGCACTGGATAAGCTGGCACTGGTCACCTTGCA ATTGCCGGACTCGGTGATTTGGTTTGAGCCACCTGTGGCCTGTCGCTGGGAGACCAATGTGGAAACCCTGGAAATGGAGCTAGCCGATGGCATGAAGCCGGAGGACAGGAAGCCACATGCTGATGGCGAGGCGGACGGGACGGGTGCGGTGAGTGGAACGGCGGCTGCCaccacagccacgcccaccgaaGCGACACCCCTCTCCACACACGCCCAGCCCAGTCCGCTGAAGAGCTCACCCCGGTGTCCGGCCCGCATGCGTTCCCAGAAATCGGACATGGGCGGACATGGGGAGTCCCGGCAGCAGGTGCTCCGTGAAATCAACGACTTTGATCTGCGTGCCATACCCAGCGATGTGGACTTGTATGGCCTGGTCAAGGACTTTGTGGTGCCACGTTTGCCACAGGGATTCTGCGTTCGCCTGGAGCAATCGACGCCCATCCTGTCCACGGGCCTGAGGCAACGAAAAGTGATGTTCCTGGCTCGACAGGCCCACATCCGATTGGGTCAGGGCAAGGAAGTGACAGATGATCAACTGGAAATACCCAAGGAACTGCAGAAGCTGCAGCTCAACTGCAAACCGGGTCTGGGTGCTGAGTTTCTGGACACGGAGGAGCCGGCGGAGATGTTCCCACCGCTGTGTTTCGATAAGCTCTTGAAGTTCCGCCAAATGGCGCCACGTTCCCGGGCACCGGTACACCTCCAGGGCTACCTATTTTCGCAGCTAATTGAGGACATGGATCGATTGTGGCGTCTGCAGCTGCCCAGGGATCAGCAGGAGGAGCTCATCCAGCAGATATCCGAGCAGCTATCGCCCACTGGCTCGCGAACGAGTGATCCAG GTGAAAAGGAGCCCCGGGAGCTGGAAAACGATGGGGATCTGGCAGAGAATATGCAACCACTTAGCCAGGAGCTGGTGGATGTCCTGCAACCggccgcagcagccgccgcctTTGCCTACTACACGGGCATCTCCTTTGTCCGAGACTCACAGCTTCCGCCGGAACCGGATCCAGAGGCCTCGGCCAAACGCTCCAACAGCATGGACAGCagcgaggacgacgacgacgacgtgGACAGCCTGGTGGAGCTGCTCGAAGGAGCCTCCACGGCGGCCAACACGCTGCACGACCTGCTGGGTCCGGTGACGAACAGTGACAACAGCGACAGCGAAAG CAAACAAAAGATGAGCAATGTGGCTGCCATAACGCAGGGCAAGTGGAGCACCCGCGATGTCCACGATACCAAGTTCAATGAGGACAAACTCTCCATACAGTTTCGCACGGGAAGATTGG GTATTTTCGGGTTTGCTTTGAATAAGTACAGCAACATGCCGTACCAAACGTGGGACCTGCGACCGGATATGAAAAA TCCCGGCACCATCATCTTCAGTTTCACGGCCTCCCTAATCAGTCTGGACATGACAATAACCAAATCGGGCTACACGGTGAACAATTTCCAGGGTGGCAGTACGCAGGGCATCACCGATATGATTGGCAAAACACTATCACTAGCGGAACTGAAGGCCACCCTGATACTGTCCGCCGTGGACATTTTCCCGGACGAGGATGCCTTCTGCTACACGGAGGGTTCCTGCGAGAAGAACTACGTGATGGAGATGCACTGCTATGCCTGCCTGTCCACCTTGGCCCAGTCGCACAACTTCAGTTGGTCACGTTGGAACCTCTTGGCCGGATCCCGCACTGCTGTGCTGCTGGTTCGCGAGCTAATCGAGGGCAAGAAGGTGCCATATTACTCAACTCTACTGGTGACCCCACTAAAGACTTCGATAATCGATTGTACGGAAGTATCCGCCAGTTTCAATGCCGTTGGTATACCGGGCATGGAGTATTACGCCGATCTATATCAACTATCGCAGGCTCATGCTCAGCCTGGGAGTCTGGAGAAACAGAAGACCATGAATCCCGTGCTCAGGGACAATGTGGCCAAGATTTTGATGGCCATTCGACCGCTCAGCTTGTGTTGA